In one window of Paraflavitalea soli DNA:
- a CDS encoding ABC transporter permease — protein MLAHYLRIAFRNMSRQKMYAAIKIGGFAIGIAACLLIGLLIRNELSYDTQFENAANIYRAIGLYTDQGRLEKAVSFPAPFAQAMKNDFPEVEKAARLMPASLFYGAGSNQLRRDDEPNNTYEEGFTYADQELLDIFQLPMVYGDRAKALAEPNTMVITKRKADKYFPGQDPVGRVMFLNNKKNQPYKISGVIADWPATSHLQYDFLLTLKGKSLWGGEQTDWRSSNYSTYLQLKPGTDIKQFEKKVLTTVIEKYYLPSLRASGQAGPEQEVKKFGLQVQPIRDIHLKSYDIFDWEPRGDIRFVWMYAAIACFILIIACINFLNLSTARSANRAKEVGLRKVIGSQRNSLILQFLTESILYSCFAFVLGFVLAWVSLPFFNTMAGKTLNVPIGEWWMIPLFMVAALFIGLLAGLYPSFYLSAFKPIQVLKGQLSRGSKNAGLRSTLVVFQFTTSIILLIGTVVIYRQMQYILHTKIGFDKDQVVLVQGANTLGKQTDVLKTELLKLPQVKNVSVSGYLPVKGTKRDGNPFWKEGKTKEEAAVGGQKWYVDDSYIPTFGMKIIAGRNFSSQLASDSQAAVINQAMADKIGLKDPIGQKITNGWEHFTIVGIVENFNYESMKQRVEPVCLALGRSNDIVAVKIKGTDVKQVLADIGSVWKSFAPNQPIRYTFLDESFANMYADLQRTGLIFTCFAGLAIIVACLGLFALAAFMAEQRNKEISIRKVLGASTSGLFMLLVQNFLKLILISLVIAIPLGWFLMQKWLQDYIYRISITWDVFVIAGLTILLIAIATICYQAMKAALVNPIRSLRSE, from the coding sequence ATGCTGGCACATTATCTCCGTATTGCCTTCAGGAACATGTCCAGGCAAAAGATGTATGCGGCTATCAAGATTGGTGGCTTTGCCATCGGTATTGCTGCTTGTTTGTTGATCGGCTTACTGATCAGGAATGAATTAAGTTATGATACGCAATTTGAAAATGCGGCCAATATCTATCGTGCAATAGGATTGTATACAGATCAGGGCAGACTGGAAAAAGCAGTGAGCTTTCCTGCGCCCTTTGCACAAGCTATGAAAAATGACTTTCCGGAAGTCGAAAAGGCTGCCAGGTTAATGCCTGCCAGCCTGTTTTATGGTGCGGGCAGTAACCAGTTGCGCAGGGATGATGAGCCCAACAATACTTACGAAGAAGGCTTTACTTATGCAGACCAGGAGCTGCTCGATATTTTTCAATTACCCATGGTCTACGGCGACAGGGCAAAGGCCCTGGCCGAACCCAATACGATGGTGATCACCAAACGTAAGGCCGATAAATATTTCCCCGGACAAGATCCTGTAGGCAGGGTCATGTTCCTGAACAATAAGAAAAACCAGCCTTATAAGATCAGTGGCGTAATAGCAGATTGGCCGGCTACTTCTCACCTCCAATATGACTTTCTGCTTACACTGAAAGGAAAATCGCTGTGGGGCGGCGAACAAACGGACTGGAGGTCCAGTAATTATAGTACTTACCTGCAATTGAAACCCGGAACTGATATAAAGCAGTTTGAAAAAAAGGTGCTTACAACTGTTATTGAAAAATACTACCTGCCTTCACTCAGGGCATCCGGTCAGGCAGGGCCGGAGCAGGAAGTCAAGAAGTTTGGGTTACAGGTGCAACCCATCAGAGATATTCACTTAAAGTCATACGATATATTTGATTGGGAGCCTCGCGGGGATATCCGTTTTGTGTGGATGTATGCAGCGATTGCCTGTTTTATCCTCATCATAGCCTGCATCAACTTCTTAAATCTCTCTACGGCCAGAAGCGCCAACAGGGCCAAAGAAGTGGGTTTGCGTAAAGTGATCGGTTCGCAACGCAATAGCCTGATCCTGCAATTTCTTACAGAGTCGATCCTGTATAGTTGTTTTGCCTTTGTACTCGGCTTCGTATTGGCCTGGGTCAGCCTTCCTTTCTTTAATACAATGGCTGGTAAAACGTTGAATGTGCCCATCGGCGAGTGGTGGATGATACCGCTGTTTATGGTTGCAGCGTTGTTCATTGGTCTGCTGGCCGGATTGTATCCTTCCTTTTATTTGTCGGCCTTTAAACCCATCCAGGTATTAAAAGGGCAATTAAGCCGGGGAAGTAAAAATGCCGGTCTGCGCAGTACGCTGGTTGTATTTCAGTTTACGACTTCCATCATCCTGCTCATCGGTACGGTGGTCATCTACCGGCAAATGCAGTATATCCTCCACACTAAAATAGGGTTCGATAAAGACCAGGTGGTACTGGTACAGGGAGCCAATACGCTGGGCAAACAAACAGATGTCTTGAAAACTGAGTTATTGAAGCTGCCCCAGGTAAAAAATGTATCGGTCAGTGGCTACCTTCCGGTAAAGGGTACCAAGCGGGATGGTAATCCTTTCTGGAAAGAAGGAAAAACAAAAGAGGAAGCGGCTGTGGGTGGGCAGAAATGGTATGTAGATGATAGTTATATACCTACTTTTGGTATGAAGATCATTGCCGGCAGGAATTTTTCCAGTCAGCTGGCTTCAGATTCACAGGCGGCAGTGATCAACCAGGCGATGGCTGATAAAATTGGTCTCAAGGATCCTATTGGGCAAAAGATCACCAATGGTTGGGAGCATTTTACGATTGTTGGAATAGTGGAGAATTTCAACTACGAATCGATGAAGCAGCGGGTAGAGCCCGTTTGCCTGGCGCTTGGCCGCAGCAATGATATCGTTGCAGTAAAAATAAAGGGTACGGATGTGAAGCAGGTATTGGCCGATATAGGAAGTGTCTGGAAAAGCTTTGCTCCCAATCAACCCATACGGTATACGTTCCTCGACGAAAGTTTTGCCAATATGTATGCTGATCTGCAGCGTACAGGCCTCATCTTTACCTGCTTTGCGGGGCTGGCCATTATCGTAGCCTGCCTGGGCTTATTTGCACTGGCTGCTTTCATGGCTGAGCAGCGGAATAAGGAAATAAGCATTCGTAAGGTGTTGGGTGCTTCAACGTCGGGTTTGTTTATGCTGCTCGTTCAAAATTTCTTAAAACTGATCCTTATATCATTGGTCATTGCCATACCGCTGGGATGGTTCCTGATGCAAAAATGGCTACAGGACTATATCTATCGCATATCGATTACCTGGGATGTATTTGTGATAGCTGGACTCACCATTCTCCTCATTGCTATTGCTACTATCTGTTACCAGGCAATGAAAGCCGCTCTTGTCAATCCTATTAGGAGCTTGCGCAGCGAATAA
- a CDS encoding 3-keto-disaccharide hydrolase, with protein sequence MKHLLYLFLFIAPAYTLAQKTQSLFNGKDLNGWTIHGTEKWYVDKGELVCESGPDKQYGYLSTNKTYKNFDLTLQFKQEANGNSGVFFRSSIEGVKISGWQVEVAPLNSHTGGIYESYGRGWLIQPKKEDEQWLKPGEWNELRIKVVAGEVTTWLNGHQMVYFKDDKIAAADGFIALQIHDGGGIKVRWKKIRIKAL encoded by the coding sequence GTGAAACATCTCTTGTACCTGTTCCTTTTTATCGCTCCTGCTTATACCCTCGCCCAAAAGACCCAAAGCCTCTTCAATGGCAAAGACCTCAATGGCTGGACCATCCATGGTACTGAAAAATGGTACGTAGACAAGGGAGAGCTTGTTTGCGAAAGCGGCCCCGACAAGCAATACGGTTACCTTTCTACCAATAAGACCTACAAGAATTTCGACCTTACCCTGCAATTCAAGCAGGAAGCCAATGGCAACAGCGGCGTATTCTTTCGCTCTTCCATCGAGGGTGTCAAGATCAGCGGATGGCAGGTGGAAGTAGCCCCTCTCAATAGCCATACCGGCGGTATTTATGAATCCTATGGCCGCGGCTGGTTAATTCAACCTAAAAAAGAAGACGAGCAATGGCTAAAACCTGGAGAATGGAATGAGCTCCGGATAAAAGTGGTGGCGGGCGAAGTCACAACCTGGCTCAATGGCCACCAGATGGTTTACTTCAAAGACGATAAAATTGCTGCTGCAGATGGATTTATTGCCCTCCAGATCCATGATGGCGGCGGGATTAAAGTTCGCTGGAAGAAGATCCGGATAAAAGCTTTATAA
- a CDS encoding aromatic ring-hydroxylating oxygenase subunit alpha — MSRFFVDPDIAKAKTLHTDFYTDPGIYESAKEKLFTPSWQFIGDGHTVQEPGQCQPFTLLKDYLDEPLVLTKDKDNTLHCLSNVCTHRGTLVVAEPCKVSNLRCRYHGRLFKLDGSFHSMPEFKEVENFPSPDDDLKRLPLLKWGPWLFASLQQGSAAGPYLQDMIDRVGWLPVDDFKYQPQLSKEYTVQAHWALYCENYLEGFHIPFVHAGLNAVIDFGNYTTELFTYSNLQLGIAKDEEDCFDLPASSVDYGKKVAAYYFFVFPNMMFNFYPWGLSINIVQPLSMSQCKVSFLTYVWKEELFNTGAGSNLDTVEMEDEEVVEAVQKGVRSRFYQHGRYSVTREQGTHHFHRIISSFME, encoded by the coding sequence ATGTCCCGTTTTTTCGTTGACCCGGATATTGCCAAAGCCAAAACACTGCACACGGACTTTTATACCGACCCCGGTATATATGAATCAGCCAAAGAAAAACTGTTTACACCGTCCTGGCAATTCATTGGAGATGGACATACGGTACAGGAGCCCGGTCAATGCCAGCCTTTTACTTTATTGAAGGATTACCTGGATGAGCCGCTGGTGCTTACGAAAGACAAAGACAATACGCTGCATTGTCTCAGCAATGTATGCACCCACCGCGGCACGCTCGTAGTAGCTGAACCCTGCAAGGTGTCGAACCTGCGTTGTCGCTACCATGGCCGCCTGTTTAAGCTGGATGGCAGTTTTCACTCGATGCCGGAGTTTAAGGAAGTGGAAAATTTCCCCTCACCGGATGATGATCTTAAGCGCCTGCCGCTTTTGAAGTGGGGCCCCTGGTTATTCGCATCGCTGCAGCAGGGATCGGCGGCCGGGCCTTACCTGCAGGATATGATCGACAGGGTGGGGTGGTTGCCGGTAGACGATTTTAAGTACCAGCCGCAACTGTCAAAAGAATATACAGTGCAGGCGCATTGGGCCCTGTATTGCGAGAATTACCTGGAAGGGTTTCATATACCCTTTGTACATGCAGGATTGAATGCAGTGATCGATTTCGGTAATTATACCACGGAGCTTTTTACCTATTCAAATCTTCAACTGGGGATTGCCAAAGACGAGGAGGATTGCTTTGACCTGCCAGCTTCCTCGGTCGATTACGGCAAGAAAGTGGCTGCCTATTATTTCTTTGTATTCCCCAATATGATGTTCAATTTTTATCCCTGGGGACTTAGCATCAATATTGTGCAACCCTTATCAATGAGCCAATGCAAGGTTTCGTTTCTTACGTATGTGTGGAAAGAAGAGTTGTTCAATACCGGCGCCGGCTCCAACCTGGATACGGTAGAAATGGAAGATGAGGAGGTGGTAGAAGCAGTACAAAAAGGTGTTCGATCCCGTTTTTACCAGCATGGCCGGTATTCGGTGACGAGGGAGCAGGGTACGCATCATTTCCACCGCATCATCTCTTCATTTATGGAATAA
- a CDS encoding APC family permease, giving the protein MRSEAKNPKADGSGNSGINAAVANASHRTLGFWTATAIIVGSIIGSGVFMKPAVMAAQLASPVWLAVTWIAAGIFSLFGALIYAEMGAMFPQTGGLYVFFRHIYGDFVAFLYGWSAFAVINSAAVAAIAFVCAQYADYFLALPRLPMGVEQAWVVHIPGLGSLFPLQNLGVKLLAIGLVSGLSLINYRSVKVSGKLQVISTLIKIGVIALLVFGIFLSGNGSMGHFIQPSAHPKMNWELIGGLVAALTGAFMAYDGWINITFVGGEIKKPGKNIPRSLVTSLFMCIGVYLLVNQAYLYVLPVDQMATSSLVASDAIAVALGKTSSAIVAGLIVICTFGAINGNTMAISRVTYAMGKDGLFFAWTGREHPRFHTPGNALLLHGIWSSILIMSGSFDMLADMFTFIAWVAYLFGAIGIFVLRKKMPLHPRPYKVWGYPVVPFLFVAFAAFYVVSTVWNDVARYMAGEVPVVNSLLGLAIIAPGVPMYLYFRRQSKSTP; this is encoded by the coding sequence ATGAGATCTGAAGCAAAAAATCCTAAGGCTGATGGTTCCGGCAATTCCGGAATTAACGCTGCTGTGGCCAATGCCAGCCATCGAACGCTCGGCTTCTGGACGGCTACAGCCATCATTGTGGGCAGCATCATAGGTTCGGGTGTGTTCATGAAACCGGCTGTGATGGCGGCGCAATTGGCCTCTCCCGTGTGGCTGGCCGTTACCTGGATCGCTGCAGGGATTTTCTCCCTGTTCGGTGCGCTCATTTATGCAGAAATGGGAGCCATGTTTCCGCAAACGGGCGGACTCTATGTGTTCTTCAGGCATATCTACGGCGACTTTGTAGCTTTCCTGTATGGTTGGTCGGCCTTTGCGGTGATCAATTCGGCGGCTGTAGCGGCCATTGCTTTTGTGTGTGCGCAATATGCTGATTATTTCCTGGCGCTGCCACGTTTGCCCATGGGTGTTGAGCAGGCATGGGTGGTACATATTCCGGGGTTGGGTTCCTTGTTCCCTTTGCAAAACCTGGGTGTAAAATTGCTCGCCATTGGATTGGTGAGTGGACTTTCGCTTATCAATTACCGGAGTGTAAAGGTCAGCGGTAAATTACAAGTGATCTCTACGCTCATCAAAATAGGTGTCATTGCTTTGCTTGTCTTCGGCATTTTCCTTTCGGGCAACGGATCGATGGGGCATTTTATTCAACCCTCGGCACACCCCAAAATGAATTGGGAGCTGATCGGTGGTTTGGTAGCTGCCTTAACCGGGGCTTTCATGGCGTACGATGGCTGGATCAACATCACTTTTGTTGGCGGTGAAATAAAGAAGCCCGGTAAAAATATTCCCCGCAGCCTGGTGACGAGCTTGTTTATGTGTATTGGAGTGTATCTGCTGGTGAACCAGGCTTATCTCTATGTACTGCCGGTTGATCAGATGGCCACTTCTTCGCTGGTGGCTTCGGATGCTATTGCCGTTGCTTTGGGAAAAACCAGCAGCGCTATTGTAGCGGGGCTGATCGTTATCTGCACCTTTGGCGCCATCAACGGCAATACGATGGCGATATCGAGGGTTACGTATGCGATGGGAAAGGATGGGCTGTTTTTTGCCTGGACAGGCAGGGAGCATCCACGATTTCATACACCGGGCAATGCGCTGCTGTTACATGGCATTTGGTCATCAATATTGATCATGAGTGGTTCTTTTGATATGCTGGCGGATATGTTTACGTTCATTGCCTGGGTAGCTTATTTATTCGGCGCCATCGGGATCTTTGTGCTGCGAAAGAAAATGCCGCTGCATCCACGTCCCTACAAAGTGTGGGGTTATCCGGTAGTACCTTTTTTATTTGTCGCTTTTGCTGCCTTCTATGTAGTGAGCACTGTGTGGAATGATGTGGCGCGTTATATGGCGGGTGAAGTGCCGGTGGTGAACTCATTACTGGGGCTGGCGATCATTGCGCCAGGCGTGCCGATGTATTTGTATTTTAGACGACAATCAAAATCTACCCCTTAA
- a CDS encoding metal-dependent hydrolase family protein, protein MRLLICLCCSFLPVMLVAQLAKPAVYYALKPDRVFDGEVMQEGWTVLVRDRIIEGAGASLVIPPGAKVIELKGCTLLPGFIEGHSHLFLHPYNETTWDDQVLRESRAERTARAVKHAEATLLAGFTTVRDLGTEGALYDDVGLKKAIEKGIIPGPRMLVATRAIVATGTYGPKSAIPDLHLPQGAAEVGGPEELSREIRTQIGNGADLIKLYGDYRWGLHDEAQPTFTEAEMQLAVAVTRSSGRQVVVHASTPEGMRRAILAGVSTIEHGDKGDSTVFRLMKERGVALCPTLAAGHAVVQYKGWKPGTLPEPDRIVEKKKSFRAALAAGVTICMGGDVGVFPHGDNAREMELMVEYGMKPLEVLRAATSVNADVFGINKEVGRIRAGLQADMVVTEGDPSVSIGQVRKIKMVIQHGVIVRPRSNN, encoded by the coding sequence ATGCGACTGCTGATCTGTTTATGTTGTTCTTTCCTGCCTGTGATGCTTGTGGCGCAGCTGGCAAAACCTGCGGTGTATTATGCATTAAAGCCCGACCGTGTATTTGATGGTGAAGTAATGCAGGAGGGCTGGACTGTATTGGTCAGGGACCGAATCATTGAAGGGGCAGGCGCCTCTCTTGTTATTCCCCCTGGGGCTAAAGTGATCGAATTGAAGGGGTGTACCTTATTGCCAGGATTCATTGAAGGACATAGTCATTTGTTTTTACATCCCTATAATGAAACAACCTGGGACGACCAGGTGCTCCGTGAATCGAGGGCGGAGCGTACGGCCCGGGCGGTGAAGCATGCAGAAGCTACTTTGCTGGCCGGTTTTACCACGGTGCGGGACCTGGGTACTGAAGGTGCGCTATATGATGATGTGGGGTTGAAGAAAGCGATCGAAAAAGGGATCATACCAGGTCCCCGGATGCTGGTTGCTACCCGGGCAATTGTGGCTACAGGTACTTATGGTCCTAAGTCTGCCATACCCGACCTGCATTTGCCACAAGGAGCCGCCGAAGTGGGAGGCCCGGAAGAATTGTCCCGCGAGATACGCACACAGATCGGAAACGGCGCCGATCTCATTAAGCTGTATGGGGATTACCGCTGGGGATTGCATGATGAAGCGCAGCCTACCTTTACAGAAGCTGAAATGCAACTGGCAGTAGCCGTTACCCGAAGCAGCGGCCGGCAGGTGGTAGTGCATGCTTCTACGCCTGAAGGTATGCGCAGGGCCATCCTCGCAGGTGTATCTACTATTGAACATGGAGATAAAGGGGATAGTACGGTATTCCGTTTGATGAAGGAGCGGGGAGTGGCTTTATGTCCTACGCTGGCCGCAGGGCATGCGGTGGTTCAATACAAGGGATGGAAGCCCGGCACTTTGCCCGAACCTGACCGTATTGTTGAAAAGAAAAAAAGTTTCAGGGCTGCACTGGCCGCCGGCGTTACTATTTGTATGGGCGGCGACGTAGGTGTATTCCCACATGGGGATAATGCCCGGGAAATGGAACTGATGGTAGAATATGGTATGAAACCATTGGAAGTACTTCGTGCTGCTACATCAGTCAATGCTGATGTATTTGGTATCAATAAAGAGGTTGGCAGGATCCGTGCGGGACTGCAGGCGGATATGGTAGTTACGGAAGGAGATCCATCCGTGTCGATTGGCCAGGTAAGGAAAATAAAAATGGTAATACAGCATGGTGTGATCGTGCGCCCACGCTCCAACAATTAA
- a CDS encoding cupin domain-containing protein — translation MRRTADYWIQQLQLTEHIEGGAFREVYRSPLQVAAAALPPSFGAPRNSSTSIYFLLKQEQFSAFHRIKSDELWHFYYGDPLVVYELEPTGALTEHLLGNDPEQGQQFQCTVKAGNWFASRTQLGGTYSLAGCTVSPGFDFADFELADREQLTKEYPAYATLIRELTR, via the coding sequence ATGCGCCGGACAGCCGATTACTGGATCCAGCAATTGCAACTTACCGAACATATTGAAGGCGGTGCATTCCGTGAAGTATACCGGTCGCCCCTGCAGGTAGCCGCCGCCGCATTGCCACCCTCCTTTGGAGCGCCACGCAATAGCAGCACCAGTATTTATTTCCTGTTGAAGCAAGAGCAGTTCTCCGCTTTTCACCGCATTAAGAGCGATGAACTGTGGCATTTCTATTATGGCGATCCCCTGGTGGTATATGAACTGGAACCCACAGGGGCCCTTACAGAACACCTGTTGGGCAATGACCCGGAACAGGGACAACAATTTCAATGTACTGTAAAGGCCGGCAACTGGTTTGCCTCCCGCACTCAATTGGGTGGAACTTATTCCCTGGCAGGTTGTACCGTTTCTCCCGGTTTTGACTTTGCCGATTTTGAACTGGCCGATCGGGAGCAACTGACAAAAGAGTACCCCGCTTATGCAACACTTATCCGGGAACTTACCCGGTAA
- a CDS encoding FKBP-type peptidyl-prolyl cis-trans isomerase produces MRKIALCLFCVALLLANCFKDKNDCVPRDITAPGTEQKAVADYLAANGINATKHSSGVYYQVIQEGTGINPAICSSIKVGFTGKLTNGTEVERDDHMVLNLKLMLEGWRIALPLIKAGGKIKIWIPPSLAYGRDGKKVGNTEVVPPNSILFYDITLYEVL; encoded by the coding sequence ATGCGGAAAATAGCCTTGTGCCTGTTTTGTGTAGCACTCCTGCTGGCCAATTGTTTTAAGGATAAGAATGATTGTGTGCCACGGGATATTACAGCACCGGGTACGGAGCAAAAGGCCGTGGCGGATTACCTGGCAGCCAATGGGATCAATGCTACCAAGCATTCCAGCGGCGTTTATTACCAGGTCATACAGGAAGGCACGGGCATTAATCCGGCTATTTGTTCTTCCATCAAAGTGGGGTTTACGGGCAAACTGACCAACGGCACAGAGGTGGAGCGGGATGACCATATGGTACTTAACCTGAAATTAATGCTGGAAGGCTGGCGCATTGCACTTCCGCTGATCAAGGCCGGCGGCAAAATAAAGATCTGGATACCTCCTTCCCTGGCCTATGGTCGCGATGGCAAGAAAGTAGGGAATACAGAGGTGGTTCCCCCCAATTCCATCTTGTTCTACGATATTACTTTATACGAAGTCCTGTAG
- a CDS encoding L-serine ammonia-lyase has product MPHEAISVFDMFKIGVGPSSSHTLGPWRAAQRFLQSLEDKGQLFNVAAVRVLLYGSLAKTGKGHGTDIAVLLGLSGDDPVTFDVHLIDAKMEDIKTMKKLLLHGKHEIDFDPAEDIEFLMTESLPYHPNALTFLAAFHNGDSVAETWYSIGGGFVKREEEKVAGGAAAVQLPFPIDKADDLLHWCRKTGLSISEVVMENEHSWRPEQDTRLGMLNIWRVMKECIFRGCNTRGMLPGGLNVTRRAADLNTKLLEGRSYTDYDTWLQAIRDGGHHFKYTLDWVSCFALAVNEENASFGRVVTAPTNGAAGVIPAVLQYYVAFCDGYKEDKILQFMLTAAEIGSIFKKGATISAAMGGCQAEIGVSSAMAAAGLTEAMGGTQRQALMAAEIAMEHHLGLTCDPIGGLVQIPCIERNTMGAIKAITASQLALQSTPDFAKVSLDNVIKTMWDTAKDMSFKYKETAEGGLAVHIPISLPEC; this is encoded by the coding sequence TTGCCGCACGAAGCTATTTCTGTATTCGACATGTTTAAGATAGGAGTGGGGCCCTCCAGTTCGCATACACTTGGTCCCTGGAGAGCAGCTCAACGGTTTTTACAATCCCTGGAAGATAAAGGTCAGCTGTTTAATGTGGCAGCGGTACGTGTATTGCTTTATGGCTCCCTGGCCAAAACAGGGAAAGGCCATGGTACGGACATTGCGGTACTACTGGGCCTGAGTGGTGATGATCCGGTAACCTTCGATGTGCACCTGATCGATGCCAAAATGGAGGATATCAAGACCATGAAGAAGCTGCTGCTGCATGGTAAACATGAAATAGACTTCGATCCGGCTGAAGATATCGAATTCCTCATGACGGAATCTTTGCCTTATCACCCCAATGCGCTGACCTTCCTGGCTGCTTTTCACAATGGTGATTCGGTAGCAGAAACCTGGTATTCGATAGGGGGGGGATTTGTAAAGAGAGAAGAGGAAAAGGTGGCGGGCGGTGCTGCTGCCGTGCAGTTGCCATTTCCCATTGATAAAGCGGATGACCTGCTGCATTGGTGCCGCAAAACGGGCCTTAGCATCAGTGAAGTGGTCATGGAAAATGAGCATAGCTGGCGCCCGGAACAGGACACGCGGCTAGGTATGTTGAACATCTGGCGGGTGATGAAAGAATGCATCTTTCGTGGCTGCAATACCCGGGGTATGCTGCCCGGTGGACTGAATGTAACACGCCGCGCCGCCGATCTCAATACAAAGCTGCTGGAAGGAAGATCCTATACGGATTATGATACCTGGCTGCAGGCCATTCGTGATGGAGGGCATCATTTTAAATATACGCTCGATTGGGTAAGTTGTTTTGCCCTGGCAGTAAATGAAGAAAATGCTTCTTTCGGGCGTGTGGTCACAGCACCTACCAATGGCGCAGCAGGGGTAATACCGGCGGTACTTCAATACTATGTAGCTTTTTGTGATGGTTACAAGGAAGATAAAATACTCCAGTTCATGCTCACGGCTGCTGAAATAGGCAGCATCTTTAAAAAGGGAGCCACCATTTCTGCGGCGATGGGAGGTTGCCAGGCAGAGATCGGGGTATCTTCTGCTATGGCGGCGGCTGGTTTGACAGAAGCGATGGGCGGCACACAACGCCAGGCGCTGATGGCTGCCGAAATTGCCATGGAGCACCACCTGGGACTTACCTGCGATCCCATCGGCGGACTGGTTCAAATACCTTGCATCGAACGCAATACCATGGGAGCTATCAAAGCGATCACGGCCTCGCAACTGGCACTTCAAAGTACACCCGATTTTGCCAAAGTATCCCTGGACAATGTGATCAAAACAATGTGGGATACGGCTAAGGACATGAGCTTTAAATACAAGGAAACGGCGGAAGGTGGATTGGCGGTGCATATTCCGATCAGTTTGCCGGAATGTTGA
- the mqnE gene encoding aminofutalosine synthase MqnE, which translates to MSISIQQVIAAQPDAALRTIAQKIIARERITPEDGVLLFERADAPFVGALANFVRERLHGNKTYFNRNFHIEPTNVCVFACKFCSYSRLYAHREEGWELTTDQMLNIVKGYDGKPVTEVHIVGGVHPKLTLEFFADLLRKIKAHRPDLHIKGFTPVELDYMFRKAKKSVEEGMAYLHEAGLDSLPGGGAEIFHPEIRQQICDDKVDGDGWLKIHEVAHNLGMHTNATMLYGHIEKYWHRVDHMERLRQLQDKTGGFNTFIPLKFRNKQNEMSNVSESSIIEDMRMYAIARLYMDNFQHLKAYWPMLGRQSAQLTLSFGVNDIDGTIDDSTKIYSMAGSEEQTPAMSTAQLVTLIKQVKRQPVERDTLYHELRDYSEIDIKEIEVNPLLN; encoded by the coding sequence ATGAGTATCTCAATCCAGCAGGTTATTGCCGCCCAACCCGATGCGGCCCTCCGCACAATCGCCCAAAAGATCATTGCCCGCGAACGCATTACCCCCGAAGACGGTGTATTGCTGTTTGAAAGGGCCGATGCCCCCTTTGTGGGCGCCCTGGCCAATTTTGTACGCGAACGCCTGCATGGTAATAAAACCTATTTCAACCGCAACTTCCATATAGAGCCCACCAATGTATGTGTGTTTGCCTGTAAGTTCTGCTCCTACTCCCGTCTGTACGCCCACCGCGAAGAAGGCTGGGAACTGACGACCGATCAAATGCTCAATATTGTAAAAGGATATGATGGCAAGCCCGTAACTGAGGTCCATATTGTAGGCGGCGTGCACCCCAAACTTACGTTGGAATTCTTTGCCGACCTGCTGCGCAAGATCAAAGCCCATCGCCCGGACCTGCACATCAAAGGCTTTACACCCGTAGAACTGGATTACATGTTCCGCAAAGCGAAGAAAAGCGTGGAAGAAGGAATGGCTTACTTACATGAAGCCGGACTGGATTCTTTACCTGGCGGCGGCGCGGAGATCTTTCATCCCGAAATACGTCAGCAGATATGCGATGATAAAGTAGATGGTGATGGCTGGCTTAAGATCCATGAAGTAGCCCACAACCTGGGTATGCATACCAATGCGACCATGCTGTACGGACACATTGAAAAATACTGGCACCGCGTAGACCATATGGAACGCCTGCGCCAGCTGCAGGATAAGACCGGTGGCTTCAATACCTTCATCCCTCTCAAGTTCCGCAACAAGCAGAACGAGATGAGCAATGTGTCAGAATCTTCCATTATTGAAGACATGCGCATGTATGCCATTGCCAGACTGTATATGGATAATTTCCAGCACCTGAAAGCCTATTGGCCCATGCTGGGAAGACAAAGTGCTCAATTGACTCTTTCGTTTGGGGTGAATGATATTGACGGCACCATCGACGATTCTACCAAAATATACTCCATGGCTGGCTCCGAAGAGCAAACTCCTGCCATGAGCACGGCCCAACTGGTAACGCTCATTAAGCAGGTAAAACGCCAGCCCGTTGAGCGCGACACACTCTACCATGAATTGAGGGATTATTCAGAGATCGACATCAAGGAGATTGAAGTAAATCCGCTGTTGAATTAA